A portion of the Chromobacterium sp. IIBBL 290-4 genome contains these proteins:
- a CDS encoding ProQ/FINO family protein, with amino-acid sequence MKPNTETALGAALKSAVQSLSKKKQTEMIADHIYGKFDVFRQFRPLALGIHESLIAALPQFDSALISRVVANHCRKPRYLKSLSRGGKRFDLNGKPQGEVSVEEKRAAELQIQPKAAAEAEQAAAPAAEQPSAAPQAEGNAEA; translated from the coding sequence ATGAAGCCAAATACTGAAACGGCACTCGGTGCTGCTCTCAAGTCTGCTGTTCAAAGCCTGTCCAAGAAAAAGCAGACCGAGATGATCGCGGATCATATTTACGGCAAGTTCGACGTGTTTCGTCAGTTCCGCCCGTTGGCGCTCGGCATTCACGAAAGCCTGATCGCCGCGCTTCCCCAGTTTGATTCCGCTCTGATTTCCCGCGTGGTGGCGAACCACTGCCGCAAGCCGCGCTACTTGAAATCGCTGTCGCGCGGCGGCAAGCGCTTCGATCTGAACGGCAAGCCGCAAGGCGAGGTGAGCGTGGAGGAAAAGCGCGCGGCCGAGTTGCAGATCCAGCCTAAGGCTGCGGCCGAGGCCGAGCAGGCGGCGGCTCCCGCAGCTGAGCAGCCGAGCGCGGCTCCGCAAGCGGAAGGCAACGCCGAGGCTTGA
- a CDS encoding glyoxalase/bleomycin resistance/extradiol dioxygenase family protein, protein MSANQVPPGVYPGLCYQDAVSALEWLQRAFGFQRRFAVIEDGKVMHAELSLGNAVFMISSPNPAHDWTGPRNERNWSQALYVHVPDPAAHYEQARAQGVEILQALKREEYGATGYLALDLEGHRWYFGDYVPGGYW, encoded by the coding sequence ATGAGTGCGAATCAAGTTCCGCCGGGCGTCTACCCTGGCCTGTGTTACCAAGATGCGGTGTCGGCCTTGGAATGGCTGCAGCGCGCATTTGGGTTTCAGCGCCGTTTCGCCGTGATTGAAGATGGCAAGGTGATGCATGCCGAGCTGTCGCTTGGCAATGCTGTTTTCATGATTTCCAGCCCCAACCCCGCGCATGACTGGACCGGGCCGCGCAATGAGCGGAACTGGTCGCAGGCTTTGTATGTGCACGTGCCGGATCCAGCCGCGCACTATGAACAGGCGCGGGCGCAGGGCGTGGAGATTCTGCAAGCCCTGAAGCGGGAAGAGTACGGCGCAACCGGTTATTTGGCCTTGGATCTGGAAGGCCACCGCTGGTACTTCGGCGATTATGTGCCGGGCGGCTATTGGTAA
- a CDS encoding ScpA family protein, translating to MNSESHNPAPGEVPSATDELSDSLPIAHVFGQPVLELPQDLFIPPDALQVILESFEGPLDLLLYLIRKQNLDVLNIPMADITAQYMSYIDAMQHGRLELAAEYLLMAALLIEIKSRLLLPRPQLDEDGEPDDPRAELVRRLLEYEQMKLAALELDKIPQADRDFAWLAVLVEQSAEQRLPDISSGDLRQAWMAILSRAKHKRHHKVEKDELSVREQMSWILRYLEGKEYVPFEELFDLDKGVAHLVVNFIAVLELVKEGLAKVSQDAPYQPIYVRIALV from the coding sequence ATGAATTCCGAATCCCACAACCCTGCGCCCGGCGAGGTCCCGTCGGCGACGGATGAATTGTCCGACAGTTTACCGATTGCCCATGTTTTCGGCCAGCCTGTTCTGGAGCTGCCGCAGGATCTGTTCATTCCCCCTGATGCCCTGCAAGTGATCCTGGAAAGCTTCGAAGGCCCGCTGGACCTGCTGCTGTATCTGATCCGCAAGCAGAATCTGGACGTGCTCAATATCCCGATGGCGGACATCACCGCGCAGTACATGTCCTATATCGACGCTATGCAGCATGGGCGGCTGGAGCTGGCGGCGGAATATCTGTTGATGGCGGCGCTGCTGATCGAAATCAAGTCGCGCTTGCTGCTCCCCAGGCCGCAGCTGGATGAGGACGGCGAGCCCGACGATCCGCGCGCCGAGCTGGTGCGGCGCCTGCTGGAATACGAGCAGATGAAGCTGGCCGCGCTGGAATTGGACAAAATTCCGCAGGCCGACCGCGATTTCGCCTGGCTGGCGGTGCTGGTGGAACAATCGGCCGAGCAGCGCCTGCCGGACATCAGCAGCGGCGACCTGCGTCAAGCCTGGATGGCCATCCTGTCCCGCGCCAAGCACAAGCGCCATCACAAGGTGGAGAAGGACGAATTGTCGGTGCGCGAGCAGATGAGCTGGATTCTGCGTTATCTGGAAGGCAAGGAGTACGTGCCCTTCGAAGAGTTGTTTGATCTAGACAAGGGCGTGGCGCATCTGGTGGTGAACTTCATCGCGGTGCTGGAGCTGGTGAAGGAAGGTTTGGCCAAGGTGAGCCAGGACGCGCCATACCAGCCGATTTACGTGCGGATCGCATTGGTATGA
- a CDS encoding undecaprenyl-diphosphate phosphatase has protein sequence MDPILLFHSLIMGLVEGITEFLPISSTGHLILTGDLLHFLDKEKRDVYEIFIQLGAMLAVVWEYRRKIGATLAGAIRPGSERNLLLGIVIAFIPAAIAGLLFSKQIKAVLFNPVCVAIAFIVGGLIILWAEKREHKIAVETVDDLSLKDALKVGLCQCLALIPGTSRSGATIIGGMFLGLSRKAATEFSFFLGIPTLGAASLYSLLKHRDALSGDDIGVFAVGFGASFIFAFLAIRALLRFISTHSFAVFAWYRIAFGLIVLASWQSGLVNWSAG, from the coding sequence ATGGACCCGATTCTGCTGTTTCACTCGCTGATCATGGGCTTGGTGGAAGGCATCACCGAGTTTTTGCCCATTTCCTCAACCGGCCACCTGATCCTGACCGGCGATCTGCTGCATTTCCTCGATAAGGAAAAACGCGACGTCTACGAGATTTTCATCCAGTTGGGCGCCATGCTGGCCGTGGTATGGGAATATCGCCGCAAGATCGGCGCCACGCTGGCTGGCGCCATCCGCCCCGGCAGCGAGCGCAATCTGCTGCTCGGCATCGTCATCGCCTTCATTCCGGCCGCCATCGCCGGCCTGTTGTTCTCCAAACAGATCAAGGCCGTGCTGTTCAACCCGGTATGCGTGGCCATCGCCTTCATCGTCGGCGGCTTGATCATTTTGTGGGCGGAAAAGCGCGAACATAAGATCGCCGTGGAGACAGTGGACGACTTGAGCCTGAAGGACGCGCTGAAAGTGGGGCTGTGCCAGTGCCTGGCGCTGATTCCCGGCACCAGCCGCTCCGGCGCCACCATCATAGGCGGCATGTTCTTGGGCTTGTCCCGCAAAGCGGCCACCGAGTTTTCCTTCTTCCTCGGCATTCCCACCTTGGGCGCGGCTTCGCTGTATAGCCTGCTCAAGCATCGCGATGCGCTGAGCGGCGACGATATCGGCGTATTCGCGGTCGGCTTCGGCGCGTCATTCATATTCGCCTTCCTGGCCATCCGCGCGCTGCTGCGTTTCATCTCCACCCACAGCTTCGCCGTATTCGCCTGGTATCGCATCGCCTTCGGCCTGATCGTGCTGGCCAGTTGGCAGAGCGGCCTGGTGAACTGGAGCGCCGGCTAA
- a CDS encoding NUDIX hydrolase: protein MAFDDVFRLSAHAVITDGAGAVLQLKATYGGLAWGLPGGALEPGETIHECIVRECREELGLEVEVKWLTGVYYHRTYNSQAFIFRCVLPPDTILSLSAEHSAWRFFPLEDLSPVQRQRVEDCLRFAGVVFSASF from the coding sequence ATGGCGTTCGACGATGTTTTCCGCCTCAGCGCCCATGCGGTGATCACCGATGGCGCTGGGGCGGTGCTGCAATTGAAGGCCACCTATGGCGGTTTGGCTTGGGGGCTGCCCGGCGGCGCTTTGGAGCCGGGCGAAACCATACACGAGTGCATTGTCCGCGAATGCCGGGAGGAGCTGGGGTTGGAGGTCGAGGTGAAATGGCTGACCGGCGTCTACTATCACCGGACGTACAATTCCCAGGCTTTCATCTTCCGTTGCGTCTTGCCGCCAGACACTATCCTGTCCCTCAGCGCCGAGCACTCGGCTTGGCGCTTCTTTCCGCTGGAAGATTTGAGCCCAGTGCAACGCCAGCGGGTCGAAGACTGCCTGCGCTTTGCCGGCGTGGTGTTCAGCGCGAGCTTTTAG
- a CDS encoding carbon-nitrogen hydrolase family protein → MSRIRLALAQQGDAPEEAAFLAWLQAWCEQAAAGGAHLLLLPELWSTGYRPDKMNEAHAWHDGHPALAAIAALAQERRLAVGFTYLARHQGALRNRLRLYGADGRLALQYDKVHICDFADGTETALQGGDGFACADVALGGATVRIGAMICFDREFPEAGRALMRQGAELVLTPNACRMREDEALGDARLQQLRGRALENRFAVALCNYPAPLQDGASCLIDARGRLLALADDQAGILFADLDLSELRRWRTEQDEVWGTQALRPDCYR, encoded by the coding sequence ATGAGCCGGATCCGCCTGGCCTTGGCCCAGCAAGGGGATGCGCCGGAGGAGGCCGCCTTCCTGGCTTGGCTGCAGGCTTGGTGCGAACAGGCGGCGGCAGGCGGCGCGCATCTGCTGCTGTTGCCGGAATTGTGGTCGACCGGCTATCGGCCAGACAAAATGAACGAGGCGCACGCCTGGCATGATGGGCATCCGGCGCTGGCCGCCATCGCGGCTTTGGCCCAGGAGCGCCGGCTGGCGGTAGGCTTTACCTATCTGGCGCGCCATCAGGGCGCTTTGCGCAACCGCTTGCGACTGTACGGCGCGGATGGCCGGCTGGCCTTGCAATACGACAAGGTCCATATCTGCGACTTTGCCGATGGTACGGAAACGGCGCTGCAGGGCGGCGATGGTTTCGCATGCGCCGATGTGGCGCTGGGCGGCGCAACGGTGCGGATAGGCGCGATGATTTGTTTCGACAGGGAGTTTCCCGAAGCGGGCCGCGCCTTGATGCGCCAAGGCGCGGAGCTGGTCTTGACGCCGAATGCCTGTCGAATGCGCGAGGACGAAGCGCTGGGCGATGCGCGGCTGCAGCAGTTGCGCGGCCGGGCATTGGAAAACCGATTCGCTGTCGCCCTATGCAATTACCCCGCGCCGCTGCAGGATGGCGCCAGTTGCCTGATAGACGCGCGCGGCCGCTTGCTGGCGCTGGCCGATGATCAAGCCGGCATCTTGTTCGCCGATCTGGATTTGAGCGAGTTGCGGCGCTGGCGGACGGAGCAGGACGAGGTGTGGGGGACGCAGGCGCTGAGGCCGGATTGCTACCGCTGA
- a CDS encoding OsmC family protein translates to MAQHLAEVIWQRGEQDFLDRRYSRSHVLRFDGGVEVKGSSSPHVVPLPYSDAAAVDPEEAFIAALSACHMLWFLDLAARAGFRVDRYHDEAVGEMGRDDKGKAWVAKAALHPATAFSGDKQPTLEQLQQLHHTAHEECFIANSVKTEIVCHPKLI, encoded by the coding sequence ATGGCGCAGCACCTTGCGGAAGTGATTTGGCAGCGCGGTGAGCAGGATTTTCTGGACCGCCGCTATAGCCGCAGCCATGTGTTGAGGTTTGATGGCGGGGTGGAGGTGAAGGGCTCATCTTCTCCCCATGTCGTTCCGCTGCCGTATTCCGACGCGGCCGCCGTGGATCCGGAGGAAGCGTTCATCGCCGCCTTGTCGGCCTGTCATATGCTGTGGTTTCTGGATTTGGCCGCCCGCGCAGGTTTCCGGGTGGATCGCTACCATGATGAGGCGGTCGGCGAAATGGGGCGCGACGACAAGGGCAAAGCTTGGGTAGCCAAGGCGGCCCTGCATCCGGCGACAGCGTTTTCCGGAGACAAGCAGCCGACGCTCGAGCAGTTGCAGCAACTGCATCACACCGCGCATGAAGAGTGCTTCATCGCCAACTCGGTGAAGACCGAGATTGTTTGCCATCCCAAATTGATTTGA
- a CDS encoding thioredoxin family protein, producing MRKYFLMLALLLASVAAVAADLPYNEQADAKAELQQTLAAAQQSHQPVLLILGANWCEDCRALDAALKTGKSAELVNREFKVIKVDVGNFDHNLDIDAAYGHPIAKGIPAAVVLSSDNKVLYATRAGELADARRMSETGIYDFFDRVSHQAKP from the coding sequence ATGCGAAAATACTTTTTGATGCTCGCGCTGTTGCTGGCGAGCGTAGCGGCGGTCGCCGCCGATCTGCCTTACAACGAACAGGCCGATGCCAAGGCGGAACTGCAGCAGACGCTGGCCGCGGCTCAGCAAAGCCATCAGCCGGTGTTGCTGATTCTGGGCGCCAATTGGTGCGAGGACTGCCGCGCGCTGGACGCGGCGCTGAAGACCGGCAAGAGCGCCGAACTGGTGAACCGCGAATTCAAGGTGATCAAGGTGGATGTCGGCAATTTCGATCATAACCTGGACATCGATGCCGCTTACGGCCACCCTATCGCCAAAGGCATTCCGGCCGCCGTGGTGCTGTCGTCCGACAATAAGGTGCTGTACGCGACCCGCGCCGGCGAACTGGCCGATGCCCGCCGGATGAGCGAAACCGGCATCTACGACTTCTTCGACCGGGTCAGCCATCAAGCCAAGCCGTAG
- a CDS encoding cysteine hydrolase family protein produces MPAPHSFRAPPLLLLIDMQQAVDDPSWGPRNHPQAEQVCARLLAAWRERGLPLIHIRHDSVEPASTFRPDRPGHAFKSETMPLPGETVIAKQTNSAFIGTGLEALLREKGWLELVVVGVSTSNSVEATVRMAGNLGFDVCLAEDACFTFDKQDWQGRWRSAEEVHAMSLANLDGEYCRVCGSGDVLAALSAVPR; encoded by the coding sequence ATGCCGGCTCCCCATTCATTTCGCGCCCCGCCGCTGTTATTGCTGATCGATATGCAACAGGCTGTCGACGACCCGAGCTGGGGCCCGCGCAATCACCCTCAAGCCGAACAGGTTTGCGCGCGGCTGCTGGCCGCCTGGCGCGAACGCGGCTTGCCGTTGATCCATATCCGTCATGACTCCGTCGAGCCCGCCTCCACCTTTCGTCCGGATCGGCCCGGCCATGCCTTCAAATCGGAGACGATGCCCTTGCCTGGCGAAACGGTGATCGCCAAGCAAACCAATAGCGCCTTCATCGGCACCGGTCTGGAAGCGTTATTGCGCGAGAAGGGCTGGCTGGAGCTGGTAGTTGTTGGCGTGAGCACCAGCAACTCGGTCGAGGCCACGGTGCGGATGGCCGGCAATCTGGGCTTTGATGTCTGCTTGGCGGAAGACGCTTGCTTCACTTTCGACAAGCAAGATTGGCAAGGCCGCTGGCGCAGCGCGGAAGAAGTGCATGCGATGAGCTTGGCCAATCTGGATGGCGAGTATTGCCGAGTATGCGGCAGCGGCGATGTGCTGGCGGCCTTGAGCGCTGTTCCTCGGTAA
- the htpG gene encoding molecular chaperone HtpG, translating to MTAQKETLGFQTEVKQLLKLMIHSLYSNKEIFLRELISNASDAADKLRFEGMAKPELFENDPELKIGIFFDKDARTLTIADNGIGMSRDEVVANIGTIAKSGTKAFFDQLSGDAKKDANLIGQFGVGFYSAFIVADKVTLTSRRAGEVAATRWESLGEGEYTLEQVEKAGRGTEIVLHLKEGEDELLNDWRLKGIVRKYSDHISIPIEMKKGAGYGEDGEVSNSDELEVVNSASALWTRSKSDITEEQYQEFYKHVAHDFTDPLAWSHARVEGRQEYTELLYIPSRAPFDMYDRERKQGVKLYVRRVFIMEDTEKLMPHYLRFVRGVIDSNDLPLNVSREILQESKDIDAIRAGCVKKVLGLLEDLSANQAEKYAAFWKEFGQVLKEGVGEDHANKERIAKLLRFTTTASEEGAEPSVSLADYIGRMKEGQDKIYYITADTLAAAKNSPHLEVFKKKGVEVLLLIDRVDEWVVGSLFEFEGKSLQSVAKGALDLGSLEDEADKEAQKQVEEASKPVVEKVQKALGDKVKEVRATARLTESPACLVAGEHDMSAHLERMLKAAGQKVEGSKPTLEINPEHVLVKKLAEESDEARAGDLAAVLYDQALLAEGGKLEDPASFVKRINKLMLELSA from the coding sequence ATGACTGCACAGAAAGAAACCCTGGGTTTTCAGACCGAAGTGAAACAGCTGCTGAAGCTGATGATCCACTCCTTGTATTCCAACAAGGAAATCTTCCTGCGTGAATTGATCTCCAATGCCTCCGACGCCGCCGACAAGCTGCGCTTCGAGGGCATGGCCAAGCCGGAACTGTTTGAAAACGATCCGGAACTGAAGATCGGCATCTTCTTCGACAAAGACGCCCGCACCCTCACCATCGCCGACAACGGCATCGGCATGAGCCGCGATGAAGTGGTGGCCAATATCGGCACCATCGCCAAGTCCGGCACCAAGGCTTTCTTCGACCAGCTGTCCGGCGACGCCAAGAAGGACGCCAACCTGATCGGCCAGTTCGGAGTGGGCTTTTACTCCGCCTTCATCGTGGCCGACAAGGTCACGCTGACCAGCCGCCGCGCCGGCGAAGTCGCCGCCACCCGCTGGGAGTCGCTAGGCGAGGGCGAGTACACGCTGGAACAGGTGGAGAAAGCCGGCCGCGGCACCGAGATCGTGCTGCATCTGAAAGAGGGCGAGGACGAGCTGCTGAACGACTGGCGCCTGAAAGGCATCGTCCGCAAGTACTCCGACCACATCTCCATCCCTATCGAGATGAAGAAGGGCGCCGGTTACGGCGAAGACGGCGAAGTAAGCAATAGCGACGAGCTGGAAGTGGTCAATTCCGCCTCCGCGCTGTGGACCCGCTCCAAGAGCGACATCACCGAAGAGCAGTATCAGGAATTCTACAAGCACGTCGCCCACGACTTCACCGATCCGCTGGCCTGGAGCCACGCCCGCGTTGAAGGCCGCCAAGAATACACCGAGCTGTTGTACATCCCGTCGCGCGCGCCGTTCGACATGTACGACCGCGAACGCAAGCAAGGCGTGAAGCTGTACGTGCGCCGCGTCTTCATCATGGAAGACACCGAAAAGCTGATGCCGCACTACCTGCGCTTCGTGCGCGGTGTGATCGACAGCAATGACCTGCCGCTGAACGTGTCGCGCGAAATCCTGCAGGAAAGCAAGGATATCGACGCCATCCGCGCCGGCTGCGTCAAGAAGGTGCTGGGCCTGTTGGAAGACCTGTCCGCCAACCAGGCTGAGAAATACGCGGCGTTCTGGAAGGAATTCGGCCAAGTGCTGAAGGAAGGCGTGGGCGAAGACCATGCCAACAAGGAGCGCATCGCCAAACTGCTGCGCTTCACCACTACCGCGTCGGAAGAAGGCGCGGAGCCGTCCGTTTCGCTGGCCGACTACATCGGCCGCATGAAGGAAGGCCAGGACAAGATCTACTACATCACCGCCGACACGCTGGCCGCCGCCAAGAACAGTCCGCACCTGGAAGTGTTCAAGAAGAAGGGCGTGGAGGTGCTGCTGCTGATCGATCGCGTCGACGAATGGGTGGTGGGGTCGCTGTTCGAGTTCGAAGGCAAGTCGCTGCAGTCCGTGGCCAAGGGCGCGCTGGATCTGGGCTCGCTGGAGGACGAGGCCGACAAGGAAGCGCAAAAGCAGGTTGAGGAAGCCTCCAAGCCTGTGGTGGAAAAGGTGCAGAAGGCGCTGGGCGACAAGGTGAAGGAAGTGCGCGCCACGGCCCGCCTGACCGAGAGCCCGGCGTGCCTGGTGGCCGGCGAGCATGACATGAGCGCCCACCTGGAGCGGATGTTGAAGGCTGCCGGCCAGAAGGTGGAAGGCAGCAAGCCGACGCTGGAAATCAACCCGGAACACGTGTTGGTGAAAAAGCTGGCCGAGGAGTCCGATGAAGCCCGCGCCGGCGATCTGGCCGCCGTGTTGTACGATCAGGCACTGCTGGCGGAAGGCGGCAAGCTGGAAGATCCGGCTTCCTTCGTCAAGCGCATCAACAAGCTGATGCTGGAATTGTCGGCCTAA